The Mercurialis annua linkage group LG2, ddMerAnnu1.2, whole genome shotgun sequence genome contains a region encoding:
- the LOC126670427 gene encoding cyclin-D4-1-like: protein MALNFDCAVSSLLCAEDDVSIFSAYDDCNEFEDFTDNNKQDGGFDEGLLMGIPIQSDECLNLMVEKECQYLPNLDYLKKFRRGDLDLGARKEAVDWIEKAHSHFGFGPLCAYLSISYLDRFLAAYELPMGKAWMMQLLAVACLSIAAKMEETYVPFSVDLQVAESKFVFEARTIQRMELLVLSTLSWRMQAITPFSFIDHFLKKINNDETPTKSLILQSMQLILSTNKGIDLLEFRPSEIAAAVAIAVVGGNKTVDADQAISVLAQHVQKERVMKCSQLIQVGEPIKNGNVTVKSSPQSPIGVLDAACLSYTSDESSGGSCANSSQITHNAKRRKLNRPWEV, encoded by the exons ATGGCACTAAATTTTGACTGTGCTGTTTCAAGTTTGTTATGTGCAGAGGATGATGTTAGTATTTTTAGTGCATATGATGATTGTAATGAGTTTGAGGATTTTACTGATAATAATAAGCAAGATGGAGGGTTTGATGAGGGTTTGTTAATGGGGATTCCAATTCAGAGTGATGAGTGTTTGAATCTGATGGTTGAGAAAGAGTGTCAATATTTGCCTAATCTGGATTATTTGAAGAAATTTAGAAGAGGGGATTTGGATTTGGGGGCTAGAAAAGAGGCTGTTGATTGGATTGAAAAG GCTCATTCCCATTTTGGCTTTGGACCACTTTGTGCTTATTTATCAATAAGTTACCTGGATAGATTTCTCGCTGCGTATGAATTACCG ATGGGTAAAGCTTGGATGATGCAGTTATTAGCAGTAGCATGTTTATCCATTGCAGCCAAAATGGAAGAGACTTACGTTCCGTTTTCTGTAGATTTACAG GTGGCGGAATCAAAATTTGTATTTGAAGCAAGAACTATACAAAGAATGGAGCTTCTTGTATTAAGCACATTAAGTTGGAGAATGCAAGCAATTACACCTTTCTCATTCATAGACCATTTTCTTAAGAAGATCAATAATGATGAAACTCCAACTAAATCCTTAATCTTGCAATCAATGCAGCTCATATTAAGCACAAATAAAG GGATTGACTTGTTGGAATTTAGGCCTTCAGAGATTGCAGCAGCAGTGGCCATTGCTGTTGTGGGGGGAAACAAAACAGTGGATGCTGACCAAGCAATTTCTGTTCTAGCTCAACATGTACAAAAG gAAAGAGTGATGAAATGCAGTCAACTAATTCAAGTTGGTGAGCCTATAAAGAATGGAAATGTTACAGTCAAATCTTCTCCTCAAAGTCCAATTGGTGTTCTTGATGCTGCATGCTTGAGCTACACAAGTGATGAATCAAGTGGTGGATCATGTGCAAATTCTTCACAAATTACTCATAATGCCAAAAGAAGGAAGTTAAATAGACCATGGGAAGTTTAG